The Microcoleus sp. bin38.metabat.b11b12b14.051 genome contains a region encoding:
- a CDS encoding PEP-CTERM sorting domain-containing protein, whose translation MNTKLLSALATTAAVTAMLGPAAPAHAFSFGTNGIKFTEDTSVNFNFKESHGMYQSSLGIYNVNGFTLSKVADLFSETKSSDNGRANEWKGTLGNTVLGSGSAAFTFLANQVYTLGLNSGSDGMVYSTSGLNLNVASTGSQQAVFGGAPLWSALGKETTNNFQAAGNYTDGLGSLFNGGTTISFDDRGNGNDKDFQDFTVTAEAVPEPITMTGMALGLGGLIAARRRRRASNTAS comes from the coding sequence ATGAATACCAAACTCTTATCCGCCCTAGCAACTACCGCAGCCGTTACAGCCATGTTGGGCCCTGCCGCTCCAGCTCATGCCTTCTCTTTCGGCACCAACGGTATCAAATTCACAGAAGACACAAGCGTCAACTTCAACTTCAAAGAATCTCACGGTATGTACCAATCCTCTTTGGGGATTTACAACGTGAACGGTTTTACACTCTCCAAAGTTGCGGACTTATTTTCGGAAACTAAATCCTCCGACAACGGCCGCGCCAACGAATGGAAAGGAACTCTGGGCAATACAGTGTTGGGTTCTGGCTCGGCAGCATTCACCTTCTTAGCAAATCAAGTTTACACTTTGGGACTTAACAGCGGCAGTGATGGCATGGTATATTCCACATCTGGGCTGAACCTGAACGTCGCTTCTACAGGCAGTCAGCAAGCAGTGTTTGGCGGAGCGCCACTGTGGAGCGCACTCGGCAAAGAAACAACTAACAACTTCCAAGCTGCGGGAAATTACACAGACGGATTAGGTTCTCTCTTTAACGGAGGCACAACAATCTCCTTTGACGATCGCGGTAACGGCAACGACAAAGACTTCCAAGACTTCACCGTGACTGCCGAAGCAGTTCCCGAGCCGATTACGATGACTGGTATGGCTCTAGGTTTGGGTGGCTTGATTGCAGCCCGCCGCCGCCGCCGCGCTAGCAATACCGCTTCATAA
- a CDS encoding DNA phosphorothioation-associated putative methyltransferase yields MTDDTYTNTISHNEPLENNGEKLTPLSAFAKEVWLHENHARSGTKSLPAVDSEAGCDEINDVCVDNLVEKVAVCCRKSKVGKKLPTAFYVHLSALPALNPVLGIYENCARRQLENIDGATLVKFSLQQPKISYLSYPDFDTDAHPALQTSIQINLETGEVKYFDYSHSENPPVLHRKETFVTPDYPNYEKFARLTRCEEGWGLLDNTSAIGTRDGWIKYLGYCGVEIHDHAVVERVKPENSELSIPKIERHKAAMVRNSISKPVRLVLESDLFVDGMTFFDYGCGYGGDIKYISQEGYAAAGWDPYYQPDAPQICADIVNIGYVINVIESLAERRVALLNAWELTKNLLVVAAQVLIDDPDRGQIAYGDGVITSRNTFQKYYEQEELKVYIDQVLNVDAIPVALGIYFVFRDAAEGEGFRASRFRSRLSTPRVRSQVKRFEDYQEMLAPLMAFVSDRGRLPVKGELAEELPIKEEFHSFNRAWRVILQATDVDDWETIADKRRQDLLVYLALNGLGDRPSMRRLPAQIRNDIKGLFDSYQRACTLADLMLYSLSKPDIVADCCEDSAIGYKQQGSLSVHVSFLEELDPLLRLYEGCANRTIGRLDGATIIKFHARKPQISYLFYPDFDTNPHPALHTAMHIHLSDLSVSYQDYSDVYNPPILVRKEAFVTPSYPHYEKFAKLTRQEEKLGILDTSVVKKYREWVKCLEDNCVKIKGHKLFWRSNADPEKVKILQKAASERQQKKIEVNAGKIEQTTEPALDTEEEKEYEEEKGS; encoded by the coding sequence ATGACTGACGATACCTATACAAACACTATTTCACATAACGAGCCATTAGAAAATAATGGAGAAAAGCTAACGCCTTTGAGCGCTTTTGCTAAGGAAGTTTGGCTGCATGAAAACCATGCCCGTTCGGGTACAAAATCTCTACCCGCAGTAGATAGTGAGGCTGGGTGCGACGAAATTAATGATGTTTGTGTCGATAATCTAGTAGAAAAAGTAGCTGTCTGCTGTCGCAAAAGCAAAGTGGGGAAAAAATTACCGACGGCTTTTTACGTTCACCTTTCCGCTTTACCAGCACTCAATCCAGTCCTCGGAATCTACGAAAATTGTGCGCGGCGCCAGCTCGAAAATATTGATGGAGCAACTTTAGTTAAATTTTCGCTCCAGCAACCTAAAATATCTTATCTTTCTTACCCAGATTTCGATACAGACGCTCACCCTGCTTTGCAAACCAGCATCCAAATTAATCTGGAAACAGGGGAAGTTAAATATTTTGATTACAGCCACAGCGAAAATCCCCCGGTTTTGCACCGCAAGGAAACTTTTGTGACGCCGGATTATCCCAATTACGAGAAGTTTGCTCGACTGACTCGCTGCGAGGAAGGATGGGGGCTGCTTGACAATACTAGCGCGATCGGCACTCGCGACGGTTGGATCAAATATTTGGGATATTGCGGTGTGGAAATCCACGATCATGCTGTTGTCGAGCGTGTGAAACCGGAAAATAGCGAGTTATCAATTCCTAAAATCGAGCGTCACAAAGCTGCGATGGTACGCAACTCTATTTCTAAACCTGTGCGGCTGGTTTTGGAATCGGATTTGTTTGTGGATGGGATGACTTTTTTTGATTACGGTTGCGGCTACGGCGGCGATATTAAATATATTAGCCAAGAGGGTTATGCTGCTGCGGGTTGGGACCCTTACTATCAGCCGGATGCTCCGCAAATTTGTGCGGATATTGTGAATATTGGTTATGTAATTAATGTGATTGAATCGTTGGCGGAACGCCGAGTGGCTTTGCTGAATGCTTGGGAATTAACTAAGAATTTATTGGTGGTGGCGGCTCAGGTTTTGATTGACGATCCGGATCGCGGTCAAATTGCTTACGGGGATGGGGTGATTACTTCTCGGAATACTTTTCAGAAGTATTACGAGCAGGAAGAGTTGAAGGTTTATATTGACCAAGTTTTGAATGTTGATGCGATTCCTGTGGCTTTGGGAATCTATTTTGTGTTTCGGGATGCGGCGGAAGGTGAGGGTTTTCGGGCTTCTCGGTTTCGATCGCGCTTATCGACTCCCCGAGTGCGATCGCAAGTCAAGCGCTTTGAGGATTACCAGGAAATGCTGGCTCCTTTGATGGCTTTTGTGAGCGATCGCGGCCGCCTCCCCGTGAAGGGCGAATTAGCCGAAGAATTGCCAATTAAAGAGGAATTTCACAGTTTTAATCGAGCTTGGAGGGTGATTTTGCAAGCCACGGATGTTGATGATTGGGAAACAATCGCCGACAAGCGCCGCCAGGATTTGCTAGTATATCTCGCTCTCAACGGTTTGGGCGATCGACCTTCGATGCGCCGCCTCCCGGCTCAAATCCGCAACGACATCAAGGGTTTGTTTGACAGCTATCAAAGAGCTTGCACTTTAGCCGATTTAATGCTATACAGTCTCAGCAAACCTGATATTGTGGCGGATTGTTGCGAGGATAGCGCGATCGGCTACAAACAGCAGGGTTCTCTTTCAGTACACGTATCATTCTTAGAAGAACTCGACCCTTTACTGCGGCTCTACGAAGGCTGCGCTAACCGCACAATTGGCAGGCTAGACGGCGCCACAATCATCAAATTTCACGCTCGCAAACCTCAGATTTCCTACTTATTTTATCCCGATTTTGACACAAACCCGCACCCAGCCCTCCACACGGCTATGCACATACATTTGAGCGACCTTTCAGTCAGCTATCAAGACTATTCCGATGTATACAATCCGCCCATTTTAGTTAGAAAAGAAGCTTTTGTGACTCCTAGTTATCCCCATTACGAAAAGTTCGCAAAACTCACTCGCCAAGAGGAAAAGTTGGGGATTCTCGACACTTCCGTTGTCAAGAAGTATCGAGAATGGGTGAAGTGTCTGGAGGATAATTGCGTTAAAATTAAGGGTCATAAGTTGTTTTGGCGATCGAATGCTGACCCGGAAAAAGTGAAAATACTGCAAAAAGCCGCGTCGGAACGCCAGCAGAAAAAGATTGAGGTTAATGCAGGAAAAATCGAACAAACCACAGAGCCCGCTCTTGACACAGAAGAAGAAAAAGAATACGAAGAGGAAAAAGGTTCGTAG
- a CDS encoding DUF2358 domain-containing protein encodes MHIIEILKDDYQRFPENQTYSIYAKDVYFEDPVNRFTGVDRYRKMIGFMGTFFQQIKMDLHEISQSGDTVQTRWTLSWIAPLPWKPKMAIAGRSELKVNSDGLIVSHIDYWNCSRLDVLKQLVFSGT; translated from the coding sequence ATGCACATTATTGAAATTCTCAAAGACGATTATCAAAGATTCCCCGAAAATCAGACTTACAGCATTTACGCCAAAGATGTTTATTTTGAAGACCCAGTGAATCGATTTACAGGAGTCGATCGCTACCGCAAAATGATCGGGTTTATGGGGACGTTTTTTCAACAAATTAAAATGGATTTGCACGAGATTTCTCAGTCTGGAGATACTGTACAAACTCGCTGGACTCTGAGTTGGATCGCGCCGCTACCTTGGAAACCCAAAATGGCGATCGCCGGAAGGAGCGAGCTTAAGGTTAACAGCGACGGTTTAATTGTTTCCCACATTGACTACTGGAACTGTTCGCGCCTAGACGTGCTCAAACAGCTTGTCTTCTCAGGAACATAA
- a CDS encoding TrkA family potassium uptake protein has translation MNLSSLKFFRGLRAENKQFAVIGLGRFGKAVCSTLHDLGYEVLGVDTDEKKVTQALNDRIAAHVVQLDSTEPSALRGAGIFEFETVIVAIGNYLAESITTTLNLKEGGVTHVIAKASSETHLKILQKVGADHVVFPEREMGCSLARILTKPSILERFDLDPNHSIVELLVPEKFGGKTITELDLRRRYGLNLLAIGRGDKFEINPQPNERLKNGEVMVVIGSNKDINRLPI, from the coding sequence GTGAACCTTTCATCTTTAAAATTTTTTCGTGGTTTGCGCGCGGAAAACAAGCAGTTTGCAGTTATTGGTTTGGGACGCTTCGGCAAAGCTGTGTGTTCGACCCTGCATGACTTGGGTTACGAAGTCCTCGGGGTTGACACCGACGAAAAAAAAGTAACTCAAGCTTTGAACGATCGTATAGCTGCTCACGTTGTGCAGTTAGATTCTACTGAGCCTAGCGCTCTTAGGGGAGCGGGTATATTTGAATTTGAAACAGTGATTGTGGCGATCGGCAATTACCTAGCAGAAAGCATTACCACCACCCTAAACCTGAAAGAAGGCGGGGTAACTCACGTAATCGCCAAAGCTTCCTCGGAAACTCATTTGAAAATTTTGCAAAAAGTCGGCGCAGATCATGTAGTTTTTCCCGAACGAGAAATGGGTTGCTCTTTGGCCCGCATTCTTACAAAACCCAGCATTCTAGAACGCTTTGACCTCGACCCAAATCACAGCATTGTTGAGTTGCTCGTTCCTGAAAAATTTGGCGGTAAAACCATCACCGAATTGGATCTCCGGCGCAGGTATGGTTTGAACTTGCTAGCAATCGGTCGCGGCGACAAGTTCGAGATCAATCCCCAGCCAAACGAACGATTGAAAAACGGCGAGGTGATGGTAGTAATTGGTTCTAATAAAGATATCAATCGCTTGCCAATTTAA
- a CDS encoding NADP-dependent isocitrate dehydrogenase yields MYEKIVAPTTGSKITFKDGLPIVPNDPIIPFIRGDGTGVDLWPASQKVMDAAVEKAYGGDRKINWFKIYVGDEACDVYGTYQYLPQDSLDAIKEYGVAIKGPLTTPIGGGIRSLNVALRQIFDLYACVRPCKYYDGTPSLHKTPELLDVIIYRENTEDIYLGIEWKEGSEIGLKLIEYLNNELIPSTPEHGKKQIRLDSGIGIKPISKSGSQRLVRRAMTHALRLPKDKQQVTLVHKGNIMKYTEGAFRDWGYELATTEYRAECVTERESWILGNKEHNADISLEDNARQIDPGYDALTPEKQAVICKEVADVLSAIWESHGSGQWKEKIMVNDRIADSIFQQIQTRPAEYSILATMNLNGDYLSDAAAAIVGGLGMGPGANIGDECAVFEATHGTAPKHAGLDKVNPGSLILSGVMMLEYMGWQEAADLIKKGLGAAISNGEVTYDLARLMEPPVPELKCSEFAEAIIKHFAD; encoded by the coding sequence ATGTACGAAAAAATTGTAGCCCCGACCACTGGTTCTAAAATTACTTTCAAAGACGGTTTGCCGATCGTCCCCAACGACCCGATTATTCCCTTCATACGCGGCGACGGTACGGGCGTAGACCTGTGGCCAGCATCCCAGAAAGTCATGGATGCTGCGGTAGAAAAGGCTTACGGCGGCGATCGGAAAATTAACTGGTTCAAGATTTACGTAGGCGACGAAGCCTGCGATGTCTACGGTACTTACCAATATTTACCGCAAGATTCCCTAGACGCCATCAAAGAATACGGCGTCGCCATCAAAGGCCCGCTGACAACCCCAATCGGTGGCGGAATTCGATCGCTCAACGTAGCATTGCGGCAAATCTTTGACCTCTACGCCTGCGTGCGGCCCTGCAAATATTACGATGGCACCCCATCGCTGCACAAAACTCCCGAACTGTTAGACGTAATTATTTACCGGGAAAATACAGAAGATATTTACCTGGGAATTGAATGGAAAGAAGGCAGCGAAATCGGCCTTAAACTAATTGAATACCTGAATAACGAGTTAATTCCCTCAACACCAGAACACGGCAAAAAACAAATTCGCCTCGATTCAGGAATTGGCATTAAACCAATTAGCAAAAGCGGTTCCCAGCGTTTAGTGCGGCGGGCAATGACCCACGCCTTGCGGTTGCCAAAAGACAAGCAACAAGTAACATTGGTGCACAAAGGCAACATCATGAAATATACGGAAGGAGCCTTCCGAGATTGGGGTTACGAATTAGCAACCACCGAATATCGGGCTGAGTGCGTAACAGAAAGAGAATCCTGGATTCTGGGCAACAAAGAACACAATGCCGACATTAGCTTAGAAGACAATGCCCGCCAAATCGATCCGGGCTATGATGCTTTAACACCCGAAAAACAAGCAGTGATTTGCAAAGAAGTTGCCGATGTTCTGTCGGCAATCTGGGAAAGTCACGGTAGTGGCCAGTGGAAAGAAAAGATCATGGTCAATGACCGAATTGCTGATAGCATTTTCCAACAAATTCAAACTCGACCAGCCGAATATTCTATTTTGGCAACGATGAATTTGAACGGCGATTATTTGTCCGATGCGGCCGCAGCGATTGTCGGCGGATTGGGCATGGGCCCTGGCGCGAATATTGGTGATGAATGTGCTGTTTTTGAGGCGACTCACGGCACTGCACCGAAACACGCTGGTTTGGATAAAGTCAATCCCGGTTCCCTGATTTTGTCGGGGGTGATGATGTTAGAATATATGGGATGGCAGGAAGCCGCAGATTTGATTAAGAAGGGTTTGGGCGCTGCAATTTCTAATGGTGAAGTTACCTATGATTTGGCAAGATTGATGGAACCGCCGGTGCCGGAGTTGAAGTGTTCGGAGTTTGCTGAGGCAATTATTAAGCACTTTGCGGATTGA
- a CDS encoding DedA family protein, whose protein sequence is MVEWITNTMQSMGYLGIGLLMFLENLFPPIPSELIMPLAGFTVSKGGMQMIPAIAAGTIGTVLGALPWYYAGKILSEERLRNLADKYGKWITVSGADIDKANRWFNKHGNKAVFLCRLVPGVRTLISLPAGINNMPLVPFLLYSTIGTILWVSFLTFAGYKLGENYALVDDYLAPVSKIVAVTIVIGFVLWIVKKKMQQEKYRK, encoded by the coding sequence ATGGTTGAATGGATAACTAACACAATGCAGTCAATGGGCTATCTAGGCATTGGACTGTTGATGTTCTTAGAAAACCTGTTCCCGCCCATCCCCTCAGAATTGATTATGCCGCTGGCAGGATTCACCGTATCGAAGGGCGGTATGCAGATGATTCCGGCGATCGCAGCAGGGACGATCGGCACAGTTTTAGGGGCGCTTCCCTGGTACTATGCAGGTAAAATATTGAGCGAAGAACGCTTGAGGAATTTAGCCGACAAATACGGCAAATGGATTACAGTATCAGGTGCCGATATTGACAAAGCAAATAGATGGTTTAACAAACACGGCAACAAAGCCGTATTTTTGTGTCGTCTCGTCCCCGGAGTTCGCACTCTAATTTCCCTACCCGCAGGCATCAACAATATGCCTTTAGTTCCATTTTTACTTTACTCAACAATCGGTACAATTTTGTGGGTGAGTTTCCTCACTTTTGCCGGATATAAACTCGGCGAAAATTATGCGCTTGTAGATGATTATCTGGCTCCAGTTTCTAAAATAGTGGCCGTGACTATTGTCATCGGGTTTGTTTTGTGGATTGTCAAGAAGAAGATGCAGCAGGAAAAATATCGCAAATAA
- a CDS encoding sulfite oxidase-like oxidoreductase, with amino-acid sequence MQGKFFRKPEPENSDRVPPGQYLANGFPVLTYGDTPSVSIESWEFKVWGLVKPKTFTWSDFQAMPQSNFTADFHCVTRWSKLDVQWTGVKVTDFMNCVELDRSALHVVEHCYGGYTTNITIADFLREENFFAHTVFGEPLSPDHGGPMRLVVPHLYAWKSAKWINGLEFTETEQLGFWERNGYHQRGEPWAEERYSGLF; translated from the coding sequence ATGCAGGGCAAATTTTTTCGCAAGCCAGAACCAGAAAATAGCGATCGCGTCCCCCCGGGTCAATACCTCGCCAACGGCTTTCCCGTGCTGACCTACGGCGATACACCTTCGGTGAGCATTGAGAGTTGGGAATTTAAAGTCTGGGGATTGGTCAAACCAAAAACCTTCACTTGGTCGGACTTCCAGGCGATGCCCCAAAGTAACTTTACAGCGGATTTTCACTGCGTCACCCGCTGGTCGAAACTAGATGTGCAGTGGACGGGAGTCAAAGTCACGGATTTCATGAACTGCGTAGAACTCGATCGCTCGGCCTTGCACGTCGTCGAGCACTGCTACGGTGGCTACACTACCAATATTACGATCGCCGACTTCCTGCGAGAAGAAAACTTTTTCGCCCACACCGTCTTCGGCGAACCCCTATCCCCCGACCACGGCGGCCCGATGCGGCTGGTAGTTCCGCACTTGTACGCTTGGAAAAGCGCTAAATGGATTAACGGGCTGGAGTTTACCGAAACCGAACAACTCGGTTTTTGGGAACGTAACGGCTATCACCAGCGGGGCGAACCTTGGGCCGAGGAACGCTACAGCGGTTTGTTTTGA
- the ahcY gene encoding adenosylhomocysteinase, giving the protein MVATSVKIKHEVKDLSLAPLGKQRIEWAGREMPVLRQIQERFAKEKPFAGIRISACCHVTTETAHLAIALKMGGADAVLIASNPLSTQDDVAACLVADYGISVYALRGEDAATYERHVNTALDHRPNIIIDDGSDVVAALIQHRPNQIADLIGTTEETTTGIVRLRAMLKDGVLTFPAMNVNDADTKHFFDNRYGTGQSTLDGIIRATNILLAGKNIVVAGYGWCGKGTAQRARGMGANVIVTEIDPIRAIEAVMDGFRVMPMDEAATVGDIFITVTGNKHVIRAEHFDTMKDGAMVCNSGHFDIEIDLKSLGAKSTGVKTVRSFTQEYRLNNGKSIIVLGEGRLINLAAAEGHPSAVMDMSFANQALAAEHLVTNKGKLEPGIHSIPVEVDREIARLKLEAMGIFIDTLTPDQIEYTNSWTSGT; this is encoded by the coding sequence ATGGTAGCTACATCCGTCAAGATTAAACACGAAGTCAAAGACCTGTCCCTAGCCCCCTTGGGGAAACAGCGCATCGAGTGGGCCGGCCGGGAAATGCCGGTGTTGCGCCAAATTCAAGAACGCTTCGCTAAAGAAAAGCCCTTCGCAGGCATCCGAATTTCAGCTTGCTGCCACGTAACCACAGAAACAGCCCATTTGGCGATCGCCCTGAAAATGGGCGGCGCAGACGCTGTACTCATCGCTAGCAACCCCTTGAGCACCCAAGATGACGTAGCAGCTTGCCTAGTTGCAGACTACGGCATTTCGGTCTACGCCCTGAGAGGAGAAGACGCAGCCACCTACGAACGTCACGTTAACACAGCCCTCGACCACCGTCCAAACATCATCATCGACGACGGTAGCGACGTAGTAGCAGCCCTGATCCAACACCGCCCCAACCAAATTGCTGACTTGATCGGCACCACCGAAGAAACCACCACCGGCATCGTGCGCCTGCGCGCCATGTTGAAAGACGGCGTGCTGACTTTCCCTGCAATGAACGTCAACGATGCTGACACCAAGCACTTTTTTGACAACCGCTACGGTACTGGTCAATCTACCCTAGATGGCATTATCCGCGCTACCAACATCTTGTTAGCCGGTAAAAATATTGTAGTTGCAGGTTACGGTTGGTGCGGCAAAGGCACGGCACAACGGGCTCGCGGCATGGGCGCTAACGTAATTGTCACTGAAATTGATCCAATTCGGGCGATCGAAGCAGTGATGGACGGCTTCCGCGTGATGCCAATGGACGAAGCAGCCACCGTCGGAGACATTTTCATCACCGTCACCGGCAACAAACACGTCATTCGTGCCGAACATTTCGACACAATGAAAGACGGCGCAATGGTTTGCAATTCCGGTCACTTCGACATCGAAATTGACCTCAAATCCCTCGGTGCAAAAAGCACTGGCGTCAAGACAGTACGTTCTTTCACCCAAGAATATCGTCTCAATAATGGCAAGTCGATTATTGTCTTGGGCGAAGGCCGTTTGATCAACTTAGCCGCCGCCGAAGGACATCCCAGCGCCGTGATGGACATGAGCTTTGCCAACCAAGCTTTAGCCGCCGAACATCTTGTCACCAACAAAGGCAAACTAGAGCCAGGTATTCACTCAATTCCTGTGGAAGTTGACAGAGAAATCGCGCGTCTAAAATTGGAAGCAATGGGTATTTTCATTGATACCTTGACTCCCGATCAAATTGAGTACACCAACTCTTGGACTTCGGGAACTTGA
- a CDS encoding glutathione S-transferase N-terminal domain-containing protein, with the protein MIDLYTFTTPNGRKVSIMLEEIGLPYNVHVIDISKNDQFTPEFIAINPNSKIPAIVDRDNSITVFESAAILIYLAEKVGKFLPTDKHKYFQVMEWLMFQMASVGPMFGQLNHFRRFAPEQIPYAIQRYEKETLRLYGVLDTQLAKHEYICGDYSIADMATYPWVAIYEFQGLTLDNHPHLKRWVETLQKRPAVERGMAVPSIQK; encoded by the coding sequence ATGATCGACCTCTACACTTTTACCACACCGAACGGTCGCAAAGTCTCGATCATGCTCGAAGAAATAGGTTTACCCTACAACGTGCACGTCATAGACATCAGCAAAAACGACCAATTCACCCCAGAATTCATCGCCATCAACCCCAACAGCAAAATACCCGCAATAGTCGATCGGGATAACAGCATCACAGTCTTCGAGTCAGCCGCCATCCTGATCTATCTTGCAGAAAAAGTAGGCAAATTTCTGCCCACCGACAAACACAAATACTTTCAAGTTATGGAATGGCTGATGTTTCAAATGGCCAGCGTCGGGCCCATGTTCGGTCAACTAAACCACTTCAGACGCTTTGCACCCGAACAAATTCCCTATGCAATTCAACGCTACGAAAAAGAAACACTGCGCCTCTACGGAGTATTAGATACTCAACTAGCAAAACACGAATACATCTGCGGCGATTATTCGATCGCCGATATGGCAACTTATCCGTGGGTTGCTATTTACGAATTTCAAGGATTAACCCTCGACAACCACCCGCACCTCAAACGTTGGGTAGAAACCTTACAGAAACGTCCCGCCGTTGAGCGCGGTATGGCTGTTCCATCTATACAAAAATAG
- a CDS encoding VTT domain-containing protein translates to MNFNLQELIKTFGYFGIWGIVFAESGLLFGFFLPGDSLLFAAGIVAAGPNSLNIWTLIFGCFVCAVAGDNVGYASGHRWGRRLFNKEDSWLFKKEYLEKTEKFYEKHGQKAVVLARFTPILRTFAPIVAGVAAMKYKTFMFYNLIGGFLWTVGLTLLGYYLGKMIPPEKVDQYLLPIVGGIIVLSFVPSIIHIIQERRANK, encoded by the coding sequence ATGAATTTCAATTTGCAGGAACTGATTAAAACCTTCGGCTATTTCGGAATTTGGGGGATTGTATTCGCAGAATCTGGATTGCTGTTTGGTTTCTTTTTGCCGGGAGACAGCTTGCTGTTTGCTGCGGGAATTGTGGCTGCTGGGCCAAACTCTCTGAATATTTGGACGCTAATTTTTGGGTGTTTTGTCTGCGCCGTGGCTGGCGATAATGTGGGCTATGCAAGCGGACACCGTTGGGGCCGTCGCTTATTTAATAAGGAAGATTCCTGGCTGTTTAAAAAAGAATATTTAGAAAAGACCGAAAAGTTCTACGAAAAACACGGTCAAAAAGCAGTTGTACTGGCAAGATTTACGCCGATTCTCCGCACTTTTGCGCCGATAGTGGCAGGAGTGGCGGCAATGAAATATAAAACTTTTATGTTTTATAACCTGATCGGCGGGTTTTTGTGGACGGTGGGGCTAACGCTGCTCGGTTATTATTTGGGAAAGATGATTCCTCCAGAGAAAGTTGATCAATATTTACTGCCGATTGTTGGCGGAATAATTGTACTTTCTTTTGTGCCTTCGATTATTCATATAATTCAAGAACGCCGCGCTAATAAGTAG
- a CDS encoding TRC40/GET3/ArsA family transport-energizing ATPase, translating into MRLILMTGKGGVGKTSVAAATGLRCAELGYKTLVLSTDPAHSLADSFDMELGHDPRLVKPNLWGAELDALRELEGNWGAVKRYISEVLRAQGLEGVQAEELAILPGMDEIFGLVRMKRHYDEGIYDVLIIDSAPTGTALRLLSLPEVGGWYMRKFYKPLQGISVALRPLVEPFFRPLAGFSLPNKEVMDAPYEFYEQIEALEKILTDNTVTSVRLITNPEKMVIKESLRAHAYLSLYNVATDLIVANRIIPEEVTDPFFKRWKENQQEYKQEIHENFRPLPVKEVPLYSEEMCGLPALERLKETLYKDEDPSKVYYTENTIRIVQDNNQYVLELYLPGIAKDQIQLTKTGDELNVRIGNHRRNMVLPQALAALQPSGAKMEDDYLKIKFA; encoded by the coding sequence ATGCGCTTAATATTAATGACCGGAAAAGGCGGCGTCGGTAAAACCTCCGTAGCAGCGGCTACAGGGCTGCGATGCGCCGAATTGGGATACAAAACCCTAGTGCTGAGCACCGATCCCGCCCACTCCTTGGCCGACAGCTTCGACATGGAACTCGGACACGACCCCCGACTTGTAAAACCCAATTTGTGGGGGGCAGAATTGGACGCCCTCAGGGAGTTAGAAGGCAACTGGGGAGCCGTCAAACGCTATATTAGTGAGGTTTTGAGAGCCCAGGGACTTGAAGGCGTACAAGCTGAAGAATTAGCCATTTTGCCGGGAATGGACGAAATATTCGGTTTGGTACGGATGAAACGGCATTATGACGAGGGAATATATGATGTTTTAATTATCGATTCTGCTCCCACCGGCACAGCATTGCGACTGCTAAGTTTGCCAGAAGTTGGCGGCTGGTACATGAGAAAATTTTACAAGCCTTTGCAAGGCATATCTGTTGCCCTCAGACCTTTAGTTGAACCGTTTTTTCGACCGCTTGCCGGCTTTTCTTTGCCGAACAAAGAGGTGATGGATGCACCTTATGAATTTTACGAACAAATCGAAGCTTTGGAAAAGATTTTAACTGATAATACTGTGACTTCGGTGAGGTTAATTACTAATCCAGAAAAAATGGTAATTAAAGAGTCTTTGCGCGCTCACGCTTATTTGAGTTTGTACAATGTTGCCACAGATTTAATCGTAGCAAATCGAATTATTCCCGAAGAAGTAACCGATCCATTTTTCAAACGCTGGAAAGAGAACCAGCAGGAGTACAAGCAGGAGATTCACGAGAACTTCCGGCCACTTCCAGTGAAAGAAGTTCCGCTTTATTCTGAAGAAATGTGCGGCTTGCCAGCTTTGGAGCGCTTGAAAGAAACGCTTTACAAAGACGAAGATCCGAGCAAGGTTTATTACACAGAAAATACGATTAGAATTGTTCAGGACAACAATCAATATGTTCTAGAACTGTATTTGCCGGGAATTGCTAAGGATCAGATTCAGTTGACCAAAACTGGAGACGAGTTAAATGTTCGGATTGGGAATCACCGCCGGAATATGGTTTTGCCGCAAGCTTTAGCGGCTTTGCAACCTTCGGGCGCGAAGATGGAGGATGATTATTTGAAGATTAAGTTTGCTTGA